The genome window AATAAGAAGAGTATACAAACGGGTGGGATCGATTCGTGGACGCATTTTATCGGCGATGGGCGCTTAGGATCGCTGAATTAAATGGTGACGCTGACGGGCAGTGGGAAATTTATCTTTATGCGCTCCGGTTTTGGGTGAGCACCGTTATTACTTTCATCCTATTATTAACGGTTGGGTGGGTTTTTGATTGTATATCCTTGATTATCGCCGCTACCTGCGGGATCAGCCTTTTTCGAGCATTTGCCGGCGGCGCTCATCAGCATAAAGCAGAAGTTTGTTCAATCATGACAATGCTTATCATGTCCGTGATTACCATCCTCTCCCTATTGACCGTCTCGACTGTGACGGTCACTGCAATATTTGTTATCACCGTGGCCTTTGCTTATTGGTCTGTCTACCGGTTTGCGCCGGCAGATACTCCGAATAAGCCAATCGTAGGGGAGGAAAGGGCGTATTTTCGTCGACTATCCTTTATTGTTCTCACTGTGTTGGTTGTTGGTTTTGGCTGTTTATTTGTCTTGGGGTTTACGCGTGTCGTTCTAGCTGGAACGCTGGGTATGCTCTGGCAAGCTTTTTCCATGACACCCCACGGTTATGCCTTAGCGCATGCGGTCGACGGTGCAGTTGCGAATGTCTTGACGGCGTCGAAATAATAGGAGGTTCGAACCGTGGCCGAACTAAAGGTGCTTTATTTATATATGATTTTCGAACCGGGCATTATGTTCTTTTTGGGAATTACCCTGCTAGGAATGACGGCGTCGCGGTCTAGGTTGATCCTGTATTCCTTTATCACCGGTTGTCTCGTTTGGGTGGAGAGGAGCTTCT of Heliomicrobium undosum contains these proteins:
- a CDS encoding accessory gene regulator ArgB-like protein, with amino-acid sequence MDAFYRRWALRIAELNGDADGQWEIYLYALRFWVSTVITFILLLTVGWVFDCISLIIAATCGISLFRAFAGGAHQHKAEVCSIMTMLIMSVITILSLLTVSTVTVTAIFVITVAFAYWSVYRFAPADTPNKPIVGEERAYFRRLSFIVLTVLVVGFGCLFVLGFTRVVLAGTLGMLWQAFSMTPHGYALAHAVDGAVANVLTASK